A single genomic interval of Salinarchaeum sp. IM2453 harbors:
- a CDS encoding universal stress protein, with product MHDAILVPTDGSPVMDTVVAYADQLAQQHGAVIHLLYVVDTGSFGGLPMEAALEDLTDQMHTEGKQALKTAQERVSGEAITQVTEGSPAAAITSYAENNNCDLIVMGTSGRTGLDRAMIGSVAERVVRNAPVPVITMRQDSETP from the coding sequence ATGCACGATGCGATCTTGGTTCCGACTGACGGATCGCCAGTTATGGATACTGTTGTTGCGTATGCCGATCAACTTGCACAGCAGCATGGGGCAGTTATTCATCTGCTTTATGTAGTCGATACGGGGTCCTTTGGTGGGTTGCCAATGGAGGCTGCACTTGAGGATCTTACCGATCAAATGCACACAGAGGGTAAACAAGCACTAAAGACCGCACAAGAACGAGTCTCAGGAGAAGCTATTACCCAAGTCACGGAAGGCTCTCCAGCCGCTGCTATTACCTCGTATGCTGAGAATAATAATTGTGACTTGATCGTTATGGGTACAAGCGGACGAACTGGACTTGACCGTGCCATGATCGGGAGCGTAGCTGAACGAGTCGTGCGAAATGCTCCTGTCCCTGTAATAACGATGAGACAAGATTCGGAAACTCCCTAA
- a CDS encoding complex I NDUFA9 subunit family protein, with translation MRILLIGGSGFIGTALATELQGRNHDVTVFSRSPDDAILPEGIETIAGDATDQKAVIDAAENHNVLVNLVALSPLFEPPGDLTHKKVHVGATNSTIKAAEKHNISQIIQLSALGADPHGETAYIQAKGRSEELIKQSSADWTIFRPSIVFGDGGEFIPFIKKVSPGPIKPLPGGGKTRFQPIWVGDLTKMIADAIEESKHKNEIYEIGGPEVLSLAEITKRVAKADGKKATIVPVPMSLANIGLSALDPIPFFPMGADQAKALAKDNITEHNDIDAFGREKEDLLTITEYL, from the coding sequence ATGCGCATTCTTCTTATTGGTGGTTCTGGATTCATTGGAACTGCATTAGCAACGGAGCTACAGGGCCGAAATCATGATGTAACCGTATTTTCACGTTCACCAGATGACGCGATACTTCCTGAAGGTATTGAAACCATCGCTGGTGACGCAACCGATCAAAAAGCGGTTATTGATGCAGCAGAGAACCACAATGTACTGGTTAATCTCGTTGCACTGTCTCCATTGTTTGAGCCTCCAGGAGACCTAACACACAAGAAGGTGCACGTCGGTGCGACTAATTCGACGATTAAGGCGGCAGAAAAACACAATATCAGCCAGATCATACAATTAAGTGCACTTGGTGCCGATCCACACGGAGAAACGGCCTACATCCAAGCGAAAGGCCGATCAGAAGAACTGATCAAACAAAGCTCTGCTGACTGGACGATTTTTCGGCCGTCAATTGTATTTGGTGATGGAGGTGAATTTATTCCGTTTATTAAGAAAGTATCTCCAGGTCCAATCAAACCGCTTCCCGGCGGCGGTAAAACAAGATTCCAACCAATCTGGGTTGGTGACCTGACTAAGATGATTGCTGACGCAATAGAGGAATCCAAACACAAAAACGAGATATATGAGATTGGTGGACCAGAAGTTCTTTCCCTCGCTGAAATTACAAAGAGAGTAGCTAAAGCGGATGGAAAAAAAGCAACAATCGTCCCGGTTCCGATGTCATTGGCTAATATAGGACTATCAGCTCTGGATCCGATTCCGTTCTTTCCGATGGGGGCAGATCAAGCAAAGGCGCTTGCAAAGGATAACATAACAGAGCATAATGACATCGACGCATTTGGCCGAGAAAAAGAAGATCTGCTCACAATTACAGAGTATCTCTGA
- a CDS encoding Rid family detoxifying hydrolase — protein sequence MKDIVHTDNAPEAVGAYNQATITENLVFTAGQLPMTADGELLDDEPIDVQTEQALSNIKAVLEEAGSGMDNALKVTVYLDDIDSFDSMNETYSSFFDEEAPARSAVEVANLPKGVGVEIEAIAAR from the coding sequence ATGAAGGATATTGTTCATACGGATAACGCGCCAGAAGCAGTAGGCGCATACAATCAGGCAACGATAACTGAAAACTTGGTTTTTACCGCTGGACAGCTCCCAATGACTGCTGACGGTGAACTACTTGATGACGAACCAATTGATGTACAAACAGAGCAAGCACTCTCAAACATCAAAGCTGTTCTTGAGGAAGCGGGATCAGGAATGGATAATGCTCTGAAAGTAACTGTTTACCTCGATGATATTGACTCATTCGACAGCATGAACGAAACCTACAGCTCCTTCTTCGATGAGGAAGCTCCAGCACGGAGTGCCGTTGAAGTAGCAAACCTTCCAAAGGGCGTCGGTGTCGAAATAGAGGCTATTGCGGCTCGGTGA
- the fer gene encoding ferredoxin Fer — MPTVEYLNYEVIDDNDWDLYDEENFEKAAEEGLGDDDYGEFEVSPGEYILEAAEAQGLTWPFSCRAGACANCATIVVDGEVNMDMQQILSDEEVNDKNVRLSCVATAESDDVKIVCNAKHLDYLQDRVI; from the coding sequence ATGCCGACAGTAGAATACCTCAACTACGAAGTGATTGACGACAACGACTGGGATCTGTACGATGAAGAAAACTTCGAGAAAGCAGCCGAAGAGGGCTTAGGAGACGATGACTACGGTGAGTTTGAAGTTTCACCTGGCGAATACATCCTTGAAGCCGCTGAGGCACAAGGTCTTACCTGGCCGTTCTCATGTCGCGCCGGTGCATGTGCAAACTGTGCAACAATTGTAGTCGATGGCGAGGTAAACATGGACATGCAGCAGATTCTCAGTGATGAAGAGGTTAACGACAAAAACGTCCGTCTATCTTGTGTTGCAACCGCAGAAAGCGACGACGTCAAAATCGTCTGTAACGCTAAGCACCTCGACTACCTGCAGGATCGCGTCATATAA
- a CDS encoding A24 family peptidase, which translates to MIELGPIAARWTDLLRLVVLPVLVWAAIKDIRIRRVPDQIWLPIAGLGILVLLADTVHYWGQGIVWTQFLVGTVVSIGLIIPLAYGFWLIGGFGGADAKGLMVLAVLFPVFPRYEIGEAVYPIVTTDIGAFGLTILTNAVLIGAVYPVALVVQNALNGDFERRMAIGRQEDWDSLSNSHGQLLESAEGPVRRGLDLDALRMYLRWRGVSLEDIRNRSEELRDPETIPDNPNPPTDGAIADGGDYDDPWGAEQFLDSIKGNAYGTDPETLRQGLDVIVQKDRIWVSPGMPFFVPIIVGLIVALTYGDILYGIAELSGIL; encoded by the coding sequence GTGATTGAACTCGGACCAATTGCAGCTCGCTGGACAGACTTGCTCCGGCTAGTTGTTCTCCCAGTACTGGTCTGGGCGGCTATAAAAGATATTAGAATTCGTCGCGTTCCTGATCAGATTTGGTTGCCAATTGCAGGTCTCGGGATATTGGTTTTACTAGCCGACACAGTGCACTATTGGGGCCAAGGGATAGTCTGGACGCAGTTTTTAGTTGGGACAGTGGTTTCTATCGGACTCATTATCCCACTCGCGTACGGGTTCTGGTTAATCGGAGGATTTGGTGGAGCCGATGCAAAAGGACTGATGGTCTTAGCAGTGTTGTTTCCAGTATTTCCAAGATATGAGATTGGAGAAGCAGTATATCCTATTGTAACAACAGACATTGGAGCATTTGGGTTGACAATACTGACAAATGCAGTATTAATCGGGGCAGTATATCCCGTGGCGTTGGTTGTACAGAATGCTCTTAACGGCGACTTCGAGAGACGAATGGCAATTGGCCGTCAAGAGGATTGGGATTCGTTATCAAATTCGCATGGACAACTACTGGAGAGCGCAGAAGGTCCGGTTCGAAGAGGACTTGATCTTGACGCATTGCGGATGTATCTCCGGTGGCGAGGCGTTTCATTAGAGGACATTCGAAACCGATCGGAGGAACTACGAGATCCAGAAACCATCCCTGATAATCCAAACCCGCCAACAGATGGGGCAATTGCTGATGGAGGAGATTACGATGACCCGTGGGGAGCCGAGCAATTTCTCGATTCAATTAAAGGGAATGCATACGGAACAGATCCGGAGACATTGCGGCAAGGATTAGATGTAATTGTACAAAAAGACCGTATTTGGGTATCACCGGGAATGCCGTTTTTTGTTCCAATAATCGTCGGATTGATCGTGGCATTGACATATGGTGATATCTTGTATGGGATCGCAGAGTTATCTGGAATTCTATAG
- the hisI gene encoding phosphoribosyl-AMP cyclohydrolase has protein sequence MSTENVANSMENTFDPNLDFGETGRIPAIAQDAETKEILMLAFVTPEAVARTKETGRAHYYSRSREEIWEKGATSGHTQNVQEIRVDCDGDAILYLVDQKGGACHTGYQSCFYRTIDGEVVGEKVFDPEEVYE, from the coding sequence ATGTCTACTGAGAATGTAGCTAATAGTATGGAGAATACATTTGACCCCAATCTTGATTTCGGAGAGACTGGTCGAATACCAGCCATCGCACAAGATGCAGAAACGAAGGAGATACTTATGCTAGCATTTGTAACGCCGGAAGCAGTTGCGAGGACAAAGGAAACAGGACGTGCGCACTATTACTCACGTAGTAGAGAAGAGATCTGGGAAAAAGGTGCAACCAGTGGCCACACACAGAATGTACAAGAAATTCGTGTTGATTGTGACGGAGATGCAATTCTATATTTAGTTGATCAGAAAGGGGGAGCGTGTCACACAGGATATCAATCTTGTTTTTATCGTACAATTGATGGCGAGGTAGTTGGGGAGAAAGTCTTTGATCCAGAGGAAGTTTATGAGTGA
- the glmM gene encoding phosphoglucosamine mutase, translating to MDVFGSSGVRGVVNEGMTPDFVMQIAQAAGTVWDTSRVAIAHDTRTSGSMLTDAATSGLASIGIDVDRLGTVPTPAAQQYAEDQGIPVVIVTASHNPPQFNGIKLIGSDGIGLPINQLEQIEQVLIEEAFDTVSWKHIGQCRTVNSITDKYIHAVCNSVNAERIAAADLTVALDPGHGAGCLTSPNLLRALDCNVITVNAHPDGRFPGREPEPVPAHLSDLCRLVKQTDADIGIAHDGDADRAVFVDETGSPIDGSTSLAALAAAELSSDDTIVSAVNVSQRVVDAVSDVGASLELTPIGATHLVQRIRELRSSGVSVPIAGEGNGGVMYPPYRTARDGAYTAARFLELITETPASEIAERYSGYATVRRNLTYSDDSDREQMLQRAKEWARAQDGDLDMKDGHRVDFGDSWVLVRPSGTEPLIRAYAEAQTEQRANQLLDSVTAVMQADA from the coding sequence ATGGACGTTTTCGGGTCAAGCGGGGTGCGCGGTGTTGTAAATGAGGGCATGACTCCGGACTTTGTAATGCAAATTGCACAGGCGGCTGGCACCGTCTGGGATACGTCTCGCGTTGCTATTGCTCATGACACACGCACGTCTGGTTCGATGCTTACTGACGCAGCTACCAGCGGTCTGGCTAGTATTGGTATTGATGTTGACCGGCTCGGCACGGTACCTACACCGGCAGCCCAACAGTACGCTGAAGATCAAGGTATTCCAGTCGTAATTGTCACCGCCTCACATAACCCACCGCAATTTAATGGAATTAAACTCATCGGCTCAGATGGCATCGGCCTTCCAATCAATCAACTTGAACAAATTGAGCAAGTGCTTATCGAAGAAGCATTTGATACTGTATCTTGGAAGCACATAGGACAATGTCGTACTGTCAATTCTATTACTGATAAATACATCCATGCTGTATGCAATTCTGTCAATGCAGAACGTATTGCTGCTGCTGATCTAACAGTTGCTTTAGACCCTGGCCACGGAGCTGGTTGCCTCACCAGTCCGAACTTACTTCGTGCTCTTGATTGCAATGTAATTACTGTCAATGCACATCCAGACGGCCGATTTCCTGGTCGGGAACCGGAACCAGTACCAGCTCATTTAAGTGACCTTTGTCGTCTTGTAAAACAAACAGACGCTGATATTGGTATTGCTCATGACGGTGATGCTGACCGAGCTGTGTTTGTTGATGAAACAGGGTCGCCAATTGATGGTAGTACTTCCCTTGCGGCCCTTGCTGCTGCTGAACTCTCTTCTGATGACACAATAGTTTCAGCAGTAAACGTCTCTCAGCGGGTTGTTGACGCTGTCTCTGATGTTGGAGCATCGCTTGAACTTACTCCAATTGGTGCAACACATCTCGTCCAACGCATACGTGAACTCCGGTCTAGTGGTGTTTCCGTGCCTATTGCTGGCGAAGGAAATGGTGGTGTCATGTATCCTCCATATCGGACAGCACGTGATGGTGCCTATACTGCTGCCCGGTTCTTAGAACTTATCACAGAAACTCCTGCAAGTGAGATTGCAGAACGATACAGTGGCTACGCAACAGTTCGACGCAATCTTACATATTCTGACGACAGTGATCGTGAGCAAATGTTGCAACGCGCCAAAGAATGGGCTCGTGCACAAGACGGAGACCTTGATATGAAAGATGGACATCGCGTTGATTTTGGCGACTCATGGGTGCTTGTTCGTCCGAGTGGTACTGAGCCGCTTATTCGTGCCTATGCTGAAGCACAAACTGAACAGCGAGCAAATCAACTACTTGACTCTGTAACCGCTGTTATGCAGGCTGATGCATGA
- a CDS encoding ribose-phosphate diphosphokinase yields the protein MIISGSVSQSLASRLATELDRPLAVVEYDRFPDGELYVKIDDAVSEEVVIVGSTITSDAHIELLQLQDAAREAGAEKITTVIPYMGYGRQDKAFKSGESVSARAMANAISVETDQVFVVTPHEKATCEFFTPTAVSVDGAKQLAEPLPDDLLDPVILAPDAGATDLAEAVRNEYGTGTVKSFDKIRHSGNEVEISGDEINVDGRDIVIVDDIIATGTTMSEAIETLQTDGARNVFVTCVHPLLAQNARLKLSKAGATEIYATDTIEQPESAVSVAPVLAEKLA from the coding sequence ATGATCATCAGCGGATCCGTATCACAGTCGCTCGCCAGTCGGCTGGCGACAGAGCTAGACCGGCCACTGGCAGTAGTCGAGTATGATCGATTTCCGGACGGAGAATTGTACGTGAAAATCGATGATGCGGTCTCTGAGGAGGTGGTAATCGTTGGGTCAACAATTACATCAGATGCACATATCGAACTATTACAATTACAAGACGCCGCTCGAGAGGCTGGAGCGGAGAAGATTACAACCGTAATTCCGTATATGGGATATGGACGTCAAGATAAGGCGTTTAAATCTGGTGAGTCCGTCAGTGCCCGGGCTATGGCTAATGCAATCAGTGTCGAAACGGACCAAGTGTTTGTGGTTACGCCGCATGAAAAAGCTACCTGTGAGTTCTTCACTCCAACAGCAGTCTCGGTAGACGGGGCAAAACAGCTAGCAGAGCCACTGCCAGATGATCTACTTGATCCAGTGATATTGGCTCCGGATGCCGGAGCGACTGACTTAGCAGAGGCAGTCAGAAATGAATACGGGACAGGTACTGTCAAATCATTCGATAAGATTCGGCATTCAGGAAATGAAGTCGAAATATCAGGAGACGAGATTAATGTTGATGGTCGAGATATCGTCATCGTCGACGATATCATTGCAACAGGGACAACAATGAGCGAAGCGATTGAAACACTACAGACCGATGGGGCTCGGAATGTGTTTGTTACGTGTGTGCATCCGTTGTTAGCACAGAATGCGCGTCTGAAGTTATCAAAGGCAGGCGCAACAGAGATTTACGCAACAGATACAATTGAGCAACCAGAAAGCGCGGTGTCTGTTGCACCGGTGCTTGCAGAAAAGTTGGCCTAG
- the ileS gene encoding isoleucine--tRNA ligase, producing the protein MSRFEDVSDQYDPNAVESEMFEYWEETDAYERTVDHREGNESFFFVDGPPYTSGAAHMGTAWNKTLKDAILRYHRMQGYDVTDRPGYDMHGLPIETKVEEKLGFENKKDIEDFGMENFIEECNSFAHEQLDGLQSDFQSLGVWMDWDNPYKTVSPEYMEAAWWGFEKAHERGLVEQGKRSINQCPRCETAIANNEVEYHEVEKPSIYVKFSLRNREGSLVIWTTTPWTIIANTFVAADGDLSYVGVDAVKDGHTERLYMAEACVEDVLKRGRYEDYEVVEEYSGEELVGWEYEHPLDEYISDPVTGDDVHQVYTADYVEADRTGLVHSAPGHGEEDFDRGQELNLPVFCPVTGDGTFADEAGQYSGTFIRDANSTIIDDLNTTGHLLASEDGHTVREGQCWRCDTDIVRLVTDQWFITITDIKDELIENLKESKWYPQEARDNRFLNFVQDSPDWNVSRQRYWGIPIPIWIPDDWSGNMDDAIVIGTRDELADRADQDIDPEQVDLHRPTVDDITITEDGTTYRRVQDVFDVWLDSGAASWGTLDYPSNTEDFEELWPADFILEAHDQTRGWFWSQLGMASAALGEVPYNEVLMHGWALDKDGRKMSKSLGNVVTPQEAIDRHGTDPMRAFVLSVNPHGEDMRFAWEELENTQRDLNILWNVFRFPLPYMELDDFDPATADPDAVSDSLRTIDQWLLSRLQTVIQTTSEFWDELRLDRAFETIMDFVIEDLSRFYVQAVRERMWREEDDPEKLAAYHTLTYTLREVVKLLAPYTPLLSEKIYQTLTVEAGHPTVHMCDWPTSVEEWQDKTLERDIEIIRATEEAGSNARQQADRKLRWPVRSVIIAPDNQRVYEAIDTHQELLSDRLNTRNIMLLTPDEEWGRLSYSAQADMSELGPAFGGRAGEVMNALNEARIDEPSLDVLSEQLHESGVLDSEDDLTEEMVEFVRETPDSVSGATIDETGNTLGVIYVDAALSDEIEAEGYAREVIRRIQEMRKELELDIEENIHLEYSIGDDRISELVAQHEGLIMEEVRAADITTVDSGLRREWDIEDISAEIAIASTE; encoded by the coding sequence ATGAGCAGGTTCGAGGATGTCTCCGACCAGTACGATCCCAATGCTGTTGAATCTGAGATGTTTGAGTACTGGGAGGAAACCGATGCATATGAGCGGACAGTAGATCACCGTGAGGGTAATGAGTCCTTCTTCTTCGTTGATGGTCCTCCATACACTTCTGGGGCTGCGCATATGGGGACAGCATGGAATAAGACGCTCAAAGATGCAATTCTTCGGTACCACCGGATGCAGGGCTACGATGTGACTGATCGCCCCGGCTACGACATGCATGGGCTTCCAATTGAGACAAAAGTAGAGGAGAAACTAGGATTTGAGAACAAGAAAGATATCGAAGATTTTGGCATGGAAAATTTCATCGAGGAATGTAATTCATTTGCGCACGAACAACTCGATGGTCTTCAGTCCGATTTCCAATCTCTTGGCGTCTGGATGGACTGGGATAACCCATATAAAACAGTTTCCCCTGAATACATGGAAGCAGCATGGTGGGGATTCGAAAAGGCTCATGAACGTGGCCTCGTCGAACAAGGTAAACGTTCGATAAACCAGTGCCCTCGTTGTGAGACTGCAATCGCAAATAACGAGGTTGAATACCATGAAGTCGAAAAACCATCAATCTACGTCAAGTTCTCACTTCGTAACCGGGAAGGAAGTCTTGTAATCTGGACGACAACCCCATGGACGATCATTGCGAACACCTTTGTGGCTGCTGATGGCGATCTTTCGTATGTCGGTGTCGACGCAGTCAAAGATGGTCATACTGAGCGCCTGTACATGGCAGAAGCCTGCGTTGAAGATGTTCTCAAGCGTGGTCGCTACGAGGATTATGAGGTAGTTGAAGAATACTCAGGTGAAGAACTTGTTGGCTGGGAGTACGAACATCCACTTGACGAATATATATCAGATCCTGTAACCGGTGACGATGTTCATCAGGTTTACACAGCTGACTATGTTGAAGCAGACCGGACCGGACTCGTACACAGTGCCCCCGGACACGGTGAAGAAGACTTCGATCGTGGCCAAGAGCTTAATCTTCCTGTTTTCTGTCCTGTTACCGGTGACGGTACATTCGCCGATGAAGCTGGCCAGTACAGTGGCACATTTATCCGCGATGCCAATAGCACCATAATTGATGATCTCAATACGACAGGGCATCTTCTGGCCAGCGAAGATGGACATACTGTTCGTGAGGGGCAATGCTGGCGCTGTGATACAGACATTGTTCGTCTTGTCACTGATCAGTGGTTTATTACAATTACTGATATCAAAGACGAGCTAATTGAGAATCTCAAAGAAAGCAAGTGGTACCCACAAGAAGCTCGTGACAATCGGTTCCTCAACTTCGTCCAAGATTCGCCAGACTGGAACGTGTCTCGACAGCGGTACTGGGGGATTCCAATTCCAATCTGGATTCCGGACGACTGGAGTGGAAACATGGATGATGCTATCGTAATTGGCACTCGTGATGAGTTAGCTGATCGGGCAGACCAAGATATCGATCCAGAACAGGTTGACCTTCACCGTCCTACTGTTGATGATATTACGATAACGGAAGACGGAACAACATATCGACGTGTTCAAGATGTATTTGATGTCTGGCTTGACTCGGGAGCTGCCTCTTGGGGTACATTAGATTATCCATCTAATACTGAAGATTTTGAGGAGTTATGGCCCGCAGACTTTATTCTTGAAGCACACGATCAGACACGTGGTTGGTTCTGGTCACAGCTCGGTATGGCTTCCGCGGCACTGGGAGAAGTCCCATACAATGAAGTGCTGATGCATGGTTGGGCGCTTGACAAAGATGGCCGGAAAATGTCAAAGTCACTTGGTAATGTTGTCACGCCACAGGAAGCAATTGACAGACATGGAACTGACCCAATGCGTGCATTTGTCCTTTCAGTTAATCCGCACGGAGAAGACATGCGGTTCGCTTGGGAAGAGCTTGAGAATACACAGCGGGATCTGAACATTCTCTGGAATGTGTTCCGGTTTCCACTCCCGTACATGGAACTAGATGATTTCGATCCAGCAACTGCTGATCCCGACGCTGTCTCTGATTCCTTGCGAACAATTGATCAGTGGCTCCTTTCTCGCTTGCAAACTGTTATTCAGACAACGTCTGAATTCTGGGATGAACTGCGCCTCGATCGCGCCTTTGAGACTATCATGGACTTCGTTATTGAGGATCTGTCTCGGTTCTATGTTCAGGCCGTTCGAGAACGCATGTGGCGTGAGGAAGATGATCCAGAGAAGCTTGCAGCCTATCATACTCTCACATACACGCTTCGTGAAGTTGTCAAATTGTTAGCTCCATATACGCCGTTACTTTCAGAGAAGATTTATCAAACGCTCACCGTTGAAGCTGGTCATCCAACTGTTCATATGTGCGATTGGCCCACCTCGGTAGAAGAGTGGCAAGACAAAACACTTGAACGCGATATTGAGATTATCAGAGCAACTGAAGAAGCAGGGTCAAACGCGCGACAGCAAGCCGATCGAAAACTACGATGGCCTGTTCGGTCAGTTATCATTGCACCAGATAACCAGCGTGTTTACGAGGCAATCGATACCCATCAAGAACTATTATCTGACCGTCTCAACACTCGCAACATCATGCTGCTGACGCCTGATGAGGAGTGGGGCCGGCTGTCGTATAGCGCTCAGGCAGATATGAGTGAACTTGGACCTGCATTTGGCGGACGTGCTGGTGAAGTGATGAACGCTTTGAATGAAGCTCGAATTGATGAACCTAGCCTCGATGTACTATCCGAACAACTCCATGAATCCGGCGTACTTGACTCTGAAGATGACTTGACCGAAGAGATGGTCGAATTTGTCCGTGAGACGCCAGACAGTGTTAGCGGTGCGACAATCGACGAAACTGGAAACACACTTGGTGTAATCTACGTTGACGCAGCTCTTAGTGATGAGATTGAAGCAGAAGGATATGCTCGTGAAGTTATTCGTCGTATTCAGGAGATGCGGAAAGAACTCGAATTAGACATTGAGGAGAATATCCATCTTGAATACTCAATTGGCGATGATCGCATTTCTGAATTGGTCGCACAGCACGAAGGCTTGATCATGGAAGAAGTCCGTGCTGCCGACATTACCACCGTAGATAGTGGCCTTCGTCGTGAATGGGATATCGAAGACATCTCGGCTGAGATCGCGATTGCATCTACTGAGTAG
- a CDS encoding alanine--glyoxylate aminotransferase family protein: MTERPDVDELTPPDRTLMGPGPSDVHPRVLQAMSTPLVGHLDPSFIEIMDDVQDLLRYTFQTDNQWTIPVSGTGSAAMETAVGNLVEPDDNVLLRTSAYWGDRMAQMARRVGGNVVDLDVSPHAPVDPEDVKDSFAQNDIDVFGFCHADTTTGIRQTNVPELTAIARDHDAYTIMDCVTSLGGVEVQVDEWGVDAAYSANQKCLSSPPGTSPLTMSDRAMEKVLNRDSPTKSWYLDLSLLEGYWGSDRSYHHTAPITNVYALYEALRLVAEEGIENRWERHRNVAGKLKAGLQDLGLEMFAEDEHWLHSLNAVKVPDGVDDKEVIAYLLEEYDLEIASGLGALDGDIWRIGCMGYSAREKNVEYVLSCLSDALEQQGYDVNSSETANVSPMSN; encoded by the coding sequence ATGACCGAAAGGCCAGATGTTGACGAATTGACCCCGCCAGACAGAACACTAATGGGTCCCGGCCCAAGTGATGTTCACCCTCGAGTTCTTCAAGCGATGAGTACGCCTCTGGTGGGGCATCTGGATCCATCATTCATTGAGATAATGGATGATGTCCAAGATCTTCTGCGATACACTTTTCAGACCGACAATCAATGGACGATTCCAGTTTCAGGTACCGGATCTGCAGCCATGGAGACCGCAGTTGGTAATCTTGTAGAGCCAGACGACAATGTCCTCCTCCGAACATCGGCGTACTGGGGCGACCGGATGGCTCAGATGGCTCGTCGTGTCGGAGGTAATGTTGTTGATCTTGATGTGTCTCCACATGCGCCAGTTGATCCCGAAGACGTCAAAGATTCCTTTGCACAGAATGATATTGACGTATTTGGCTTCTGTCATGCCGATACGACAACTGGCATCCGACAGACAAATGTACCAGAACTAACCGCTATTGCCCGAGATCATGATGCATACACAATCATGGATTGTGTGACTTCACTAGGCGGTGTTGAGGTCCAAGTTGACGAGTGGGGTGTCGATGCTGCCTACTCAGCGAATCAAAAATGTCTCTCTTCGCCTCCGGGCACTAGCCCACTAACGATGAGTGACCGAGCAATGGAGAAAGTGCTTAACCGTGATAGCCCTACGAAGTCGTGGTATCTTGACCTCTCCCTCCTCGAAGGATACTGGGGTAGTGATCGGTCCTACCACCATACTGCTCCGATCACAAATGTGTATGCCCTCTATGAAGCACTACGACTTGTTGCTGAAGAAGGAATAGAGAATCGCTGGGAACGACACAGAAATGTTGCAGGCAAACTCAAAGCTGGTCTTCAAGACTTAGGTCTTGAAATGTTTGCTGAAGATGAACATTGGCTTCACTCGCTTAACGCTGTGAAGGTGCCTGACGGCGTTGATGACAAAGAAGTCATCGCATACCTGCTTGAAGAGTATGACTTAGAGATTGCCTCTGGTCTTGGTGCCCTTGATGGCGATATTTGGCGTATTGGCTGTATGGGTTACTCTGCCAGAGAGAAAAATGTCGAATACGTGCTTTCCTGTCTTTCGGATGCTCTCGAACAGCAGGGATATGATGTCAATTCCTCTGAGACAGCAAATGTCTCACCAATGAGCAACTAA
- a CDS encoding ParA family protein, translated as METAAFTGVVGGVGTTRVAIETAGVLAAQGHAAAVLDVNFSTQGLAGYVDAPLEADMMDALIDPSCTKEGICTIEKPVDGKLGVIPAFGPLSKIAEASKTEHAQQLDAVIEQMPPEYDFIIIDTPPVATNPSLAGITAADDIVAITQDTQRGIDGLRRMHERLSDIDVDVDKQIITFTDNSSFIDNPTAAIPELPPTDPNSVPVTIHGTHSSEFSSVAEAVFPSVSD; from the coding sequence ATGGAAACTGCTGCCTTTACCGGTGTTGTCGGTGGCGTTGGAACAACTCGGGTTGCAATCGAAACTGCTGGCGTACTTGCAGCACAAGGGCACGCAGCGGCTGTTCTTGATGTTAATTTCTCGACTCAAGGACTTGCAGGGTATGTTGATGCGCCACTCGAAGCAGATATGATGGATGCCCTGATCGATCCATCGTGTACAAAAGAGGGTATCTGCACTATCGAAAAACCGGTCGACGGAAAACTTGGAGTAATCCCTGCTTTTGGACCACTGTCTAAAATTGCTGAAGCCAGTAAAACAGAACACGCACAACAACTAGATGCCGTTATCGAACAGATGCCCCCTGAGTATGATTTCATTATTATCGATACTCCACCAGTCGCGACTAATCCATCTCTTGCTGGTATAACTGCAGCCGATGACATTGTGGCCATAACCCAGGATACTCAACGGGGTATTGACGGCTTGCGTCGAATGCATGAACGACTATCTGACATTGATGTTGACGTTGATAAACAAATTATAACATTCACTGATAACTCTTCATTTATTGATAATCCTACTGCGGCTATTCCAGAATTACCACCTACGGACCCAAATTCGGTTCCAGTCACTATACATGGTACACACTCATCAGAATTTAGTTCAGTCGCAGAAGCGGTTTTTCCAAGTGTCAGTGATTGA